The following proteins are co-located in the Apium graveolens cultivar Ventura chromosome 5, ASM990537v1, whole genome shotgun sequence genome:
- the LOC141659220 gene encoding putative aspartic proteinase GIP2: MSSYIHYHLFIFSLTILLLFSISDAKTKKPKPTALVFPIRKDVDSNQYYTTIEFSTPHNFKNIVIDLGGQHTWFNCGNGSDLPTYRPIRCGSKKCTSVNNFGCVGCNLPRKPGCTNNTCGVASYNPYSNDLYAQGIGEDAVYVDSVSNNGLSIGLSYHSPQPYLFSCAHPDLLRGLTNSTTGMAGLANTTTSLHTQMSTQFNLPHKFAICMPSASSYVIGQIFIGGGMYIYPPYNKDIAAELSTTPLVINPVSTAPAYTEGDPSDEYFINVKSISVDHKLIVVNSSLLSIDKQGNGGTKLSTITAYTKLETSIYKSLLNSFNKAAALKKMKRVASVAPFGACFSSKSIASSETGPVVPYIDIGLAGNSQNWRFYGANSMVSVNKDVMCLAFVDAGSKPKPRTSIVIGGYQMENYVIEFDLVSSKLGISTSLLFHNTTCSQSLLR; encoded by the coding sequence ATGTCTTCTTACATTCattatcatctcttcatcttttCTTTAACAATACTCTTACTTTTTTCCATTTCCGATGCTAAAACCAAAAAACCAAAGCCCACTGCACTTGTTTTTCCCATAAGGAAAGATGTCGACTCAAACCAGTACTATACTACCATAGAATTTTCAACCCCACATAACTTTAAAAACATTGTCATCGATCTTGGAGGCCAACACACATGGTTTAACTGCGGCAATGGCTCTGATTTACCAACGTACAGGCCTATTAGATGCGGCTCTAAAAAATGTACAAGTGTTAACAACTTCGGATGTGTTGGCTGCAATCTTCCTCGTAAGCCGGGGTGCACCAACAATACTTGTGGTGTTGCCTCCTACAATCCATACTCCAATGATCTTTATGCCCAAGGCATTGGAGAGGATGCAGTGTATGTTGATTCTGTTTCTAACAATGGCCTGTCAATCGGATTGAGTTACCATTCTCCTCAGCCATATCTATTTTCTTGCGCGCATCCAGATCTTTTAAGAGGCTTGACTAATTCAACCACAGGCATGGCAGGCCTAGCTAATACCACAACATCATTACATACACAAATGTCAACCCAATTCAACTTGCCCCATAAATTTGCTATTTGTATGCCTTCTGCATCTAGTTATGTAATAGGCCAAATCTTCATAGGTGGGGGCATGTATATCTATCCTCCCTATAATAAAGACATAGCAGCCGAATTATCTACCACGCCACTCGTGATTAACCCCGTTAGTACTGCTCCTGCATATACAGAAGGTGACCCTTCGGACGAGTACTTCATAAATGTTAAATCTATCAGTGTTGATCACAAACTTATTGTGGTGAACTCTTCCTTGCTATCCATAGACAAACAAGGTAACGGGGGGACGAAACTCAGTACAATTACTGCGTATACTAAATTGGAGACTTCCATTTACAAGTCTCTTTTAAATAGCTTTAACAAAGCTGCAGCACTCAAAAAGATGAAAAGGGTAGCATCTGTGGCGCCATTTGGAGCATGTTTCAGCTCTAAATCTATTGCCAGTAGTGAAACAGGACCTGTAGTGCCGTATATAGATATTGGATTAGCAGGAAACAGTCAAAATTGGAGATTCTACGGTGCAAACTCGATGGTCTCTGTTAATAAGGATGTGATGTGCCTTGCATTTGTGGATGCAGGCTCAAAACCAAAGCCAAGAACGTCGATTGTCATAGGAGGGTATCAGATGGAGAACTATGTTATCGAATTTGATCTGGTTTCCTCAAAGCTTGGTATCAGCACTTCACTTCTGTTTCACAACACTACCTGCTCCCAGTCTTTACTCAGGTAG